The following are encoded together in the Pseudomonas xantholysinigenes genome:
- a CDS encoding MFS transporter: MNNQIASFRAALDARPVSPYQWCLLLLLVLLLVTDGYDAQVLGYVIPALAQDWGLEKAAFGPVFSANLLGLTLGSLAVTPLADRFGVRRVLLCCVLLYASLTVLMVFATSLDSLMLARFLCGIGMGGAMPSAMALMADYAPPRLRTLMVTLAACGFSLGGAAGGFVAAGFIDRHGWQAVFLAGGVAPLLLFPFLYFFLPESLPRLLRDAPPYWRLQHICTRLLPGWKVPEAQLDADEPAPGKLTVVALFRGGFARPTLLLWSTFFVSLILLYFMISWLPSLLQDSGLALNQANLVTSLFLFAGTLGAVCMAWCADRMLNKARLLAGVLLGAALFSVLVGLNHADPRWLVPSVFAAGFCIIGGQLTLNAFVSNFYPAQVRATGTGWALGVGRFGSILGPLLGSLLLTLHMPVEQIFYFCAVPALLGALLICQVRAPRSHEVAVKAQALVD, translated from the coding sequence ATGAACAACCAGATAGCCAGCTTCCGCGCGGCGCTCGACGCGCGCCCGGTGTCCCCCTACCAGTGGTGCCTGTTGTTGCTGTTGGTCCTGCTGCTGGTCACCGATGGTTATGATGCCCAGGTGCTGGGCTATGTGATCCCCGCGCTGGCCCAGGACTGGGGCCTGGAAAAGGCCGCCTTCGGGCCGGTGTTCAGCGCCAACCTTCTGGGCCTGACGCTCGGTTCGCTGGCGGTGACGCCGTTGGCCGACCGCTTCGGCGTGCGGCGGGTGTTGCTGTGCTGCGTGCTGCTGTATGCCAGCCTGACGGTGCTGATGGTGTTCGCTACGTCCCTCGATAGCCTGATGCTGGCGCGCTTTCTTTGCGGTATCGGCATGGGCGGCGCCATGCCCAGCGCCATGGCACTGATGGCCGATTACGCACCGCCGCGCCTGCGCACCCTGATGGTGACCCTGGCTGCCTGCGGTTTTTCGTTGGGCGGCGCGGCGGGAGGCTTTGTCGCCGCAGGCTTCATCGACCGTCATGGTTGGCAGGCGGTGTTCCTGGCCGGTGGCGTGGCACCGTTGCTGCTGTTCCCCTTCCTGTATTTCTTCTTGCCCGAATCACTGCCACGCCTGTTGCGCGACGCGCCGCCCTATTGGCGTTTGCAGCATATCTGCACGCGGCTGCTGCCCGGCTGGAAGGTGCCGGAGGCGCAGTTGGACGCCGATGAGCCAGCACCCGGCAAGTTGACCGTGGTGGCGTTGTTCCGTGGCGGTTTTGCCCGGCCAACCCTGCTGCTGTGGAGCACCTTCTTCGTCAGCCTGATCCTGCTGTACTTCATGATCAGCTGGCTGCCGTCGCTGTTGCAGGACAGCGGCCTGGCGCTGAACCAGGCGAACCTGGTGACCTCGCTGTTCCTGTTTGCCGGCACCCTGGGCGCGGTATGCATGGCCTGGTGCGCCGACCGCATGCTCAACAAGGCACGCCTGCTGGCCGGTGTGCTGCTGGGGGCGGCGCTGTTCAGCGTGCTGGTGGGCTTGAACCATGCAGACCCGCGCTGGTTGGTGCCGAGCGTGTTCGCCGCCGGCTTCTGCATCATTGGCGGACAGCTCACGCTCAATGCCTTTGTCAGCAACTTCTACCCGGCCCAGGTGCGCGCCACCGGCACCGGTTGGGCCCTCGGCGTGGGGCGCTTCGGCTCGATCCTCGGGCCGTTGCTGGGGAGCCTGCTGCTGACCTTGCACATGCCGGTGGAACAGATTTTCTATTTCTGTGCGGTGCCGGCATTGCTTGGCGCCTTGCTGATCTGCCAAGTGCGTGCGCCTCGCTCGCATGAGGTGGCGGTCAAGGCCCAAGCGTTAGTGGATTGA